In one window of Marinobacter salsuginis DNA:
- a CDS encoding acyl-CoA dehydrogenase C-terminal domain-containing protein, which translates to MQYQAPANDLRFLLFDVLGADRLHELEKYADATPDLISAVIDEAGKLAAEVIQPTNQAGDREGCTYDPETRSVTTPDCFKDAYKNFVEGGWTALDAPLEYGGQGLPHTLKFVVDEMVCSTNLSLGMYPGLTHGAISALHAHGSDELKKVYLEKLISGEWTGTMCLTEPQCGTDLGLIRTRATPNDDGSYAIEGTKIWITGGEHDLVDNIVHLVLAKLPGAPDTTKGISLFVVPKFLPESGERNPAFCGGLEHKMGIKGSATCVMNFEGAKGWLVGEPNDGMRAMFTMMNEARLMVGMQGLGLAEMAYQESLGFARERLQSRSLSGPKNPDGPADPIIVHPDVRRMLMRQKVLNEGMRALALFAGHQLDLSVAHPDETVRESADDLVQLLTPVVKSFLTDEGFNNANTGLQVLGGSGFTTDWPLEQLVRDGRIARIYEGTNGIQAMDLVGRKLSLKGGQLVRTLFGTLSGYLKDNPEAPHREELKNAMKALETATMWLATNAPKDPEQAGAAATPYLRLMALTVIGYLWSRMANVANEQLAAGEGNKPLLESKVVSARFYFEKLLPEVDWLLGDIQSGKDSLMAFSDDHWAA; encoded by the coding sequence ATGCAATACCAGGCTCCGGCGAATGACCTTCGCTTTCTGTTGTTTGATGTATTGGGCGCAGACCGGCTGCATGAGCTGGAAAAATACGCCGATGCCACTCCGGATCTGATTTCTGCGGTTATTGACGAGGCCGGCAAACTCGCTGCGGAAGTCATCCAGCCCACCAACCAGGCAGGCGACCGGGAGGGCTGCACCTACGACCCGGAAACCCGCTCAGTGACAACTCCGGACTGCTTCAAGGACGCCTACAAAAATTTCGTTGAGGGCGGCTGGACCGCGCTGGACGCGCCACTTGAATACGGCGGCCAAGGCCTGCCCCACACTCTGAAGTTTGTGGTGGACGAGATGGTCTGTTCCACCAATCTTTCGCTGGGCATGTACCCCGGCCTGACCCACGGCGCCATCAGTGCCCTGCATGCGCACGGCTCCGACGAACTGAAAAAGGTCTACCTGGAAAAACTGATCTCCGGCGAGTGGACCGGCACCATGTGCCTGACCGAACCCCAGTGCGGCACCGACCTTGGCCTGATTCGCACCCGGGCGACGCCGAACGATGACGGCAGCTACGCCATAGAAGGTACCAAGATCTGGATTACCGGTGGCGAGCACGACCTGGTGGACAACATCGTGCATCTGGTGCTGGCCAAACTACCTGGGGCACCTGATACCACCAAAGGCATTTCGCTGTTTGTGGTGCCCAAGTTCCTGCCCGAATCCGGTGAGCGCAACCCGGCGTTCTGCGGCGGCCTTGAGCACAAGATGGGTATCAAGGGCTCCGCCACCTGCGTCATGAACTTTGAAGGCGCCAAGGGCTGGCTCGTCGGCGAGCCGAACGACGGAATGCGTGCCATGTTCACCATGATGAACGAAGCGCGCCTGATGGTGGGCATGCAGGGTCTCGGCCTGGCGGAAATGGCTTACCAGGAAAGTCTCGGCTTTGCCCGTGAGCGTTTGCAGAGCCGTTCATTGAGTGGCCCGAAGAACCCCGACGGCCCCGCTGACCCGATCATCGTACACCCGGATGTGCGCCGGATGCTGATGCGGCAGAAAGTTCTTAACGAGGGCATGCGCGCCCTGGCCCTGTTCGCAGGACACCAGCTGGATCTGTCGGTTGCCCATCCGGACGAAACCGTCCGGGAATCCGCCGATGACCTGGTTCAATTGCTTACACCGGTCGTGAAATCCTTCCTTACGGACGAGGGCTTCAACAACGCCAACACCGGTCTACAGGTACTGGGTGGTTCCGGCTTCACCACCGACTGGCCGCTGGAACAGCTGGTACGGGATGGTCGGATTGCCAGGATCTACGAGGGCACCAACGGCATTCAGGCCATGGACCTCGTGGGCCGTAAGCTGAGCCTGAAAGGCGGTCAACTGGTGCGCACCCTGTTCGGAACCCTGAGCGGATACCTCAAGGACAATCCGGAGGCGCCGCACCGGGAAGAACTGAAAAACGCCATGAAAGCGCTGGAAACCGCCACCATGTGGCTGGCCACCAATGCACCGAAGGATCCGGAGCAGGCGGGCGCTGCCGCCACGCCGTATCTGCGCCTTATGGCACTGACCGTGATCGGCTACCTCTGGTCCCGGATGGCCAACGTGGCCAACGAACAGCTTGCCGCGGGCGAGGGCAACAAGCCGCTGCTGGAAAGCAAGGTAGTGTCTGCACGCTTCTACTTTGAAAAGCTGCTGCCGGAAGTGGACTGGCTGCTGGGTGATATCCAGAGTGGCAAGGACAGCCTGATGGCGTTCTCGGACGATCACTGGGCAGCGTGA
- a CDS encoding AraC family transcriptional regulator produces the protein MTSAQPDSTSTPLVAASSTLALVHYLERQGVFNAPHVEQLTGLTMSELTDPDRRVPADAHYRLWEHAEYVTGDPGVGLHAGKVVDPERMGLVGHVFFNCDTLGEAVTQYVRLHRLINESVFLSFEQTADQAILCWQPDRAEHYCRQDMDRTLAASITRTRHFIHPGIQAEWVEIAHRAPVYAHEYEKLFGGPVRFDCGITRLAFNSRHLGHPIPRRNPYVYSAVLKQVNSLLARLQSRRSFGRKIHRLISKQMATEKIDADTLARQCHMSRQTLYRKLKKEGLSFQGLVEQVRQDKALRYVAGDQYALGEIAFLLGFSELSAFSRAFKRWTGTSPAEYRARHLASPEAEHQEPDTSKGER, from the coding sequence GTGACATCTGCCCAACCGGATTCCACCAGCACTCCCCTGGTCGCTGCCTCGAGCACGCTGGCACTGGTTCATTACCTTGAGCGACAGGGCGTGTTCAATGCCCCTCACGTTGAACAACTGACCGGGCTGACGATGTCGGAACTTACCGACCCGGACCGTCGAGTCCCCGCGGATGCCCACTACCGGCTCTGGGAGCACGCAGAGTATGTTACGGGCGACCCTGGCGTTGGACTGCATGCCGGCAAGGTTGTGGATCCGGAACGGATGGGACTGGTGGGGCATGTATTCTTCAACTGCGACACACTGGGTGAGGCTGTTACCCAATATGTCCGCCTGCATCGGCTGATTAATGAGTCGGTATTCCTGAGCTTCGAGCAGACCGCTGACCAGGCCATCCTATGCTGGCAGCCAGACAGGGCCGAACATTACTGCCGGCAGGATATGGACCGCACCCTCGCCGCGTCTATCACCCGCACCCGTCATTTCATCCACCCGGGCATTCAGGCCGAATGGGTGGAAATTGCCCACCGGGCGCCCGTGTACGCGCACGAATACGAAAAGCTCTTCGGCGGGCCGGTCCGGTTTGACTGCGGCATCACCAGACTCGCCTTCAACAGCCGGCATCTGGGGCATCCGATTCCCCGCCGTAACCCGTATGTCTATTCAGCCGTGCTGAAACAGGTCAATTCCCTGCTGGCCAGGCTGCAGAGCCGTCGCTCCTTTGGCCGCAAGATTCACCGGCTGATATCAAAGCAGATGGCAACCGAAAAGATTGATGCCGACACGCTGGCCCGGCAGTGCCACATGAGCCGACAGACTTTGTACCGAAAGCTCAAAAAGGAGGGCCTGAGCTTTCAGGGCCTGGTGGAACAGGTCCGGCAAGACAAGGCGCTCAGGTATGTGGCGGGGGATCAGTATGCCCTCGGCGAGATTGCCTTCCTGCTCGGTTTCTCTGAACTCAGCGCCTTCAGCCGGGCGTTCAAACGCTGGACCGGCACCTCGCCGGCCGAGTACCGTGCGAGACACCTGGCAAGCCCAGAGGCAGAACACCAGGAGCCGGACACCAGCAAAGGAGAGCGATAG
- a CDS encoding acyl-CoA thioesterase → MQQHDIAWDLPAPFTIDITVRAEDTDRLGHANNVVYVRWLEDVSWAHIESLGMTWALHEKTGKAMAITRTEIDYLASANTGDQLVLGTWLTDYDGRFRSARQFQLVRPSDGKTLVRAVSTHACVDMKSQRPARAPKEFAEILGSAVVAGGKGL, encoded by the coding sequence ATGCAGCAGCACGACATTGCCTGGGATCTGCCCGCGCCTTTCACCATTGATATTACGGTGCGCGCTGAGGATACCGACAGGCTCGGACATGCCAATAACGTTGTCTATGTGCGCTGGCTTGAAGACGTCAGTTGGGCCCACATAGAGAGTCTGGGAATGACCTGGGCCCTGCATGAGAAAACCGGCAAGGCGATGGCCATCACCCGCACGGAGATCGATTACCTGGCCTCGGCCAATACCGGGGACCAACTGGTGTTGGGAACCTGGCTGACCGACTACGACGGTCGTTTCCGGTCTGCCCGGCAGTTCCAGCTGGTGCGTCCGTCGGATGGCAAAACCCTGGTCAGGGCGGTGTCCACTCACGCCTGTGTTGATATGAAAAGCCAGCGGCCCGCCCGCGCGCCGAAAGAATTTGCCGAGATCCTCGGCTCTGCTGTTGTGGCCGGAGGCAAGGGGCTCTAG
- a CDS encoding alpha/beta fold hydrolase, with protein sequence MTVELNHRITGEGPPLVLLHGLFGSLDNLGGIARRLEDQWQIHALDERNHGSSPHTDTMDYPAMAADVLAYMDAQGLDKVSLLGHSMGGKVAMQVALQAPERVDRLIVADIAPVNYKPRHDAILEGLTSMDLTDVRSRQDADRLMADFVEEPGVRQFLLKNLERIPREAQQEGGPMFRWRLNLPVIDACYGNLARAPEGAGPFEGPVLFLKGADSAYIQEKHRDDIQRLFPRAQLRIIQGTGHWLHAEKADSFAALCRRFLSAED encoded by the coding sequence ATGACTGTTGAGCTGAATCACCGTATTACCGGCGAAGGCCCGCCCCTGGTCCTGTTGCATGGGCTGTTCGGATCCCTCGACAATCTTGGTGGTATCGCCCGCCGTCTCGAAGACCAGTGGCAGATCCACGCGTTGGACGAGCGGAACCACGGTAGCTCACCGCACACCGACACCATGGATTATCCGGCCATGGCGGCAGATGTGCTTGCCTATATGGATGCACAGGGACTGGATAAGGTCAGTCTCCTTGGTCACTCCATGGGCGGCAAGGTGGCTATGCAGGTCGCCTTGCAGGCTCCTGAGCGTGTGGACAGGCTGATCGTGGCGGACATTGCCCCGGTTAACTACAAGCCACGGCATGATGCCATTCTGGAAGGGTTGACCAGCATGGATCTGACTGACGTACGTTCCCGACAGGATGCCGACAGACTGATGGCCGACTTCGTTGAAGAGCCGGGTGTGCGTCAGTTTCTCCTGAAAAACCTCGAGCGGATTCCCCGGGAAGCGCAGCAGGAGGGCGGGCCGATGTTCCGCTGGCGGCTGAACCTGCCGGTTATTGATGCGTGCTACGGGAATCTGGCCAGAGCGCCCGAGGGCGCTGGCCCCTTCGAGGGCCCTGTGCTGTTTCTCAAGGGAGCCGACTCCGCCTACATCCAGGAAAAACACAGGGATGATATTCAGCGACTGTTTCCGCGGGCGCAGTTGCGTATTATCCAGGGTACCGGCCACTGGCTTCACGCAGAAAAGGCCGACTCGTTTGCTGCCCTGTGCCGCCGTTTCCTCAGTGCCGAAGACTGA
- a CDS encoding SMP-30/gluconolactonase/LRE family protein: protein MKWMVGLLVVFLLLGSFLLTPSPVDSKAWSPPSPPPLTGPIAPNERLRLADLLARGQVYGPEDTAVSEDGVLYTGTQDGYIVRVFPDGRVENWLSTDGRPLGMVFDKQGNLIVADSWRGLLSITPEGEITVLAREAEGTLFRFTDDVDIADDGRIYFTDASSKFRQPEYLLDLLEMRPHGRLLRYSPKTGKAEVLLANLHFANGVAVSPAGDYVLVNETWKYRILRYWIHGPKAGQAEVFADNLPGFPDNLAVDEQGRYWVAFPTLRNHKVDAMHPRPWLKDLVAKLPDSLKPTPQEYGLVIAFDRDGKVITSLHDTRGTHLQEITSVNPHDGNLYFGSLHNDRIGRLPLQAIPGLGESN from the coding sequence ATGAAATGGATGGTGGGGTTGCTGGTTGTTTTCCTGCTATTGGGCAGCTTCCTGCTGACACCTTCGCCTGTTGACAGTAAAGCGTGGAGTCCGCCCTCACCGCCGCCCCTCACCGGACCCATTGCGCCGAACGAGAGATTGAGGTTGGCGGACCTGCTGGCCCGCGGCCAGGTGTACGGTCCCGAGGATACGGCCGTCAGTGAGGATGGTGTGCTCTACACCGGCACCCAGGATGGTTACATCGTGCGGGTGTTCCCGGATGGTCGGGTTGAAAACTGGTTGTCCACCGATGGCCGGCCGTTGGGCATGGTGTTTGATAAGCAGGGTAACCTGATTGTGGCGGATTCCTGGCGGGGGCTGCTTTCGATCACTCCTGAAGGAGAGATTACCGTATTGGCCCGGGAAGCAGAGGGTACGTTGTTCCGGTTTACCGATGATGTCGATATTGCCGATGACGGACGAATTTACTTCACCGACGCCAGCTCGAAATTCCGTCAGCCGGAATACCTGCTGGATCTGCTGGAAATGCGCCCCCACGGCCGTTTGCTGCGCTACTCCCCGAAAACCGGCAAGGCCGAAGTCCTCCTGGCCAACCTGCATTTTGCCAATGGCGTTGCGGTGTCTCCTGCAGGTGACTACGTGCTGGTTAACGAAACCTGGAAATATCGCATCCTGAGGTACTGGATTCACGGACCCAAAGCCGGGCAGGCAGAGGTGTTTGCCGACAATCTGCCCGGTTTTCCCGATAACCTGGCGGTGGATGAGCAGGGCCGCTACTGGGTCGCATTTCCTACCCTGCGCAATCATAAAGTGGATGCCATGCACCCACGGCCCTGGCTCAAGGATCTGGTGGCAAAGCTGCCTGACAGCCTGAAGCCCACCCCTCAGGAATATGGTCTGGTGATCGCCTTCGACCGGGACGGCAAGGTTATTACCAGCCTCCATGACACCCGGGGAACCCATTTGCAGGAGATTACTTCGGTGAACCCCCACGATGGCAACCTGTACTTTGGTTCACTTCACAATGATCGTATTGGCCGGCTACCGTTGCAGGCCATTCCCGGTCTCGGAGAAAGCAACTGA
- a CDS encoding cation:proton antiporter, with the protein MPVSTVLLLASIGVLSLFCQWLAWRVRMPAILFLLAGGIAAGPVLGFLAPEVVFGDLLFPVISLAVAIILFEGSLTLRYEEIRGHGKMVRNLIPVGSIVTCIIGTLAARWLLDVSWAVALLFGAISIVTGPTVIAPLLRSVRPDSKLANILRWEGIIIDPVGALLAVLVFEGIVSWGQGNVFGHSLYIFGKTLAVGFLIGAIAGYLNGIVLRKHWIPQYLHNAGTLTFMLGVYAISNELAHESGLLTVTVMGIWMANMKQVPIDSILEFKESLSVLLISALFIILAARVEFAAIAELGWGLVAVLALLMLVARPLSIFLSAIGTSLNWREKLFLSWIAPRGIVAAAVSALFAFQLQKLGYESAGALVPLVFMLIIATVTLQSLTARPIARLLRVAEPAEYGFLILGANPVARMIGTALKKYEVPVTLADTNWENVRQARMENLQVYFGNPVSEHASTHLDLTGIGKLLVISPYKHMNSLATYHFLDWFGNKCVFSLAEGDQDQKARHQTAEKIQMTRGLFDGVSYAKLASLVSQGFTVKTTQLSEEFGYEEFLNKYQNQALVLFTFDSKEHVAPVCSMKDLKPENDWILISLVPPQARKERKEKEAEQPSAGEDAPAEENPSSTI; encoded by the coding sequence ATGCCAGTCAGTACTGTCCTGCTTCTTGCCAGCATTGGCGTTCTCTCACTTTTCTGCCAGTGGCTTGCCTGGCGCGTCCGCATGCCGGCGATCCTGTTCCTGCTGGCAGGTGGCATTGCCGCCGGGCCTGTCCTGGGCTTTTTGGCCCCGGAAGTGGTTTTTGGCGACCTGCTGTTCCCGGTTATTTCCCTGGCGGTTGCCATCATCCTGTTCGAGGGCAGCCTGACCCTGCGTTACGAAGAAATACGCGGCCACGGCAAGATGGTCCGCAACCTGATTCCTGTGGGCTCGATTGTCACCTGCATCATCGGCACCCTGGCTGCACGCTGGCTTCTGGACGTTTCCTGGGCTGTTGCCCTGCTATTTGGCGCCATTTCCATCGTTACCGGGCCCACCGTAATCGCACCGCTGCTGCGCTCGGTTCGGCCGGATTCGAAACTGGCTAACATCCTGCGCTGGGAAGGCATCATCATCGACCCTGTCGGAGCCCTTCTGGCGGTTCTGGTGTTCGAAGGGATTGTCTCCTGGGGCCAGGGCAACGTGTTTGGCCATTCGCTCTATATCTTTGGCAAAACCCTTGCGGTGGGCTTCCTGATTGGTGCCATTGCCGGGTATCTCAATGGCATCGTGTTACGCAAGCACTGGATTCCCCAATACCTGCACAACGCCGGTACCCTCACCTTTATGCTCGGCGTGTACGCCATCTCCAACGAACTTGCCCATGAGTCAGGCCTGTTGACCGTAACTGTGATGGGCATCTGGATGGCAAACATGAAGCAGGTGCCCATCGATAGCATCCTGGAGTTCAAGGAATCCCTGAGTGTTCTGCTGATTTCCGCCCTGTTCATCATCCTGGCGGCACGGGTTGAGTTTGCCGCCATTGCCGAGCTGGGCTGGGGTCTGGTGGCCGTGCTGGCCCTGTTGATGCTGGTAGCCCGTCCGCTGAGCATTTTCCTTTCCGCCATCGGTACAAGCCTGAACTGGAGGGAAAAGCTCTTCCTTAGCTGGATTGCCCCCCGGGGCATTGTTGCCGCGGCGGTGTCGGCGCTGTTTGCCTTCCAGTTGCAAAAGCTTGGCTATGAAAGTGCCGGTGCCCTGGTACCCCTGGTCTTCATGCTGATCATCGCCACCGTCACCCTGCAAAGCCTGACAGCCCGGCCGATAGCCCGCCTGCTGAGAGTCGCGGAACCGGCGGAATACGGCTTCCTGATTCTGGGTGCAAACCCGGTGGCCCGGATGATTGGCACGGCCCTGAAAAAGTATGAGGTGCCGGTGACTCTGGCCGATACCAACTGGGAGAACGTACGCCAGGCCCGCATGGAAAACCTGCAGGTTTACTTCGGCAACCCCGTGTCTGAGCATGCATCAACTCATCTGGACCTGACAGGCATCGGCAAGCTGCTGGTCATCTCCCCGTACAAGCACATGAATTCCCTGGCCACCTACCACTTCCTGGACTGGTTCGGAAACAAGTGTGTGTTCAGTCTGGCAGAGGGTGATCAGGATCAGAAGGCGCGCCACCAGACGGCTGAAAAGATCCAGATGACCAGAGGCCTGTTTGACGGCGTCAGCTACGCCAAGCTGGCCAGTCTTGTGAGTCAGGGCTTCACGGTGAAGACCACGCAACTGAGTGAAGAGTTTGGTTACGAGGAGTTCCTGAACAAATACCAGAACCAGGCCCTGGTACTGTTCACCTTCGACAGCAAGGAACACGTCGCTCCGGTTTGCAGCATGAAAGACCTGAAGCCGGAAAACGACTGGATCCTGATCAGCCTGGTACCACCCCAGGCCAGGAAGGAACGCAAGGAGAAAGAAGCCGAACAGCCATCAGCCGGCGAGGATGCACCGGCAGAGGAAAATCCTTCATCGACAATCTAG
- the tcdA gene encoding tRNA cyclic N6-threonylcarbamoyladenosine(37) synthase TcdA, which yields MNADDYAFRFGGIERLYGRRALEAFRSSHVTVVGLGGVGSWAAEALARSGIGTITLIDMDDVCVSNTNRQLHALEGQYGRTKTDAMADRLRAINPAANIQVHFGFLTTKNVSELITGDMTGVVDAIDSVKAKAALIAHCQRRKIPLVCAGGAGGQIDPTQIQVADLSKTTQDPLLAKVRNLLRREYGFSRNPKRRFGIEAVYSLEQLTYPAGDGEVCLQKPATDGPVRLDCASGFGAASPVTASFGFFAASRLLNRIARRANQ from the coding sequence ATGAACGCCGACGATTACGCTTTCCGCTTTGGCGGTATCGAACGACTCTATGGGCGCCGTGCCCTGGAAGCCTTTCGTAGCAGCCATGTGACCGTGGTCGGGCTTGGTGGTGTCGGGTCGTGGGCCGCGGAAGCCCTGGCCAGAAGCGGCATTGGCACAATCACGCTGATCGACATGGACGATGTCTGTGTATCCAACACCAACCGCCAGCTCCATGCCCTTGAAGGCCAATACGGGCGCACCAAGACCGATGCCATGGCAGACCGGTTGCGGGCGATCAACCCGGCGGCAAACATTCAGGTGCATTTCGGCTTCCTGACCACCAAGAATGTCAGCGAGCTGATCACCGGGGACATGACCGGGGTGGTCGACGCCATCGACAGCGTCAAGGCCAAGGCTGCCCTGATTGCCCACTGCCAGCGCCGGAAGATTCCGCTGGTCTGTGCCGGCGGCGCTGGCGGGCAGATCGACCCAACCCAGATTCAGGTGGCGGATCTGAGCAAAACAACCCAAGACCCACTTTTGGCCAAAGTACGCAACCTGCTGCGCCGGGAATACGGTTTTTCCCGGAACCCGAAGCGTCGCTTTGGTATTGAGGCCGTATACTCCCTGGAGCAGCTGACGTATCCTGCCGGTGACGGCGAAGTCTGCCTTCAGAAACCGGCCACCGACGGCCCGGTAAGACTGGATTGCGCCTCAGGCTTTGGCGCCGCCAGTCCGGTAACCGCCAGCTTCGGTTTTTTTGCGGCCTCCCGACTTCTGAATCGGATCGCCAGACGCGCCAACCAATAG
- a CDS encoding NADP-dependent oxidoreductase: MENTADQNAEATMRHVIYDRFGERDVLQVVEADVPVPGDEQVLVRVHGAGLNPIDWKTRKGLGFAARQIENSLPWTPGYDVAGEVVGVGANVTTLAPGDRVMGMVGFPAGGGGYAQYALAAADELAIVPEELDLVSAGALPLAALTAWQALFEMAKLESGQKILIHAGAGGVGHFAVQFALERGAHVIATASAGNRDFLAELGVHEVIDYRTTDIGEECYGLDVVLDLVGGDTGKRSLHTLGEHGVLVTIPTVTADDIISAAEEMGLRAHGMTVRPDIFHLDEIAELIEDGDVKVHIEKAFSLEDVAQAHELLEGGHVRGKLVLDCR; this comes from the coding sequence ATGGAAAATACTGCTGATCAGAATGCCGAAGCCACAATGCGCCATGTGATCTACGATCGATTTGGGGAGCGTGATGTCCTGCAGGTGGTAGAGGCTGACGTTCCCGTTCCCGGAGACGAACAGGTGCTGGTCCGGGTGCACGGAGCCGGTCTCAATCCCATTGACTGGAAAACCCGGAAGGGGTTGGGGTTTGCGGCCAGGCAGATCGAGAATTCGTTGCCCTGGACACCAGGATACGACGTGGCCGGTGAGGTTGTCGGGGTTGGTGCCAACGTGACCACCCTTGCGCCCGGCGATCGGGTCATGGGGATGGTGGGATTTCCGGCCGGCGGTGGCGGTTATGCGCAGTACGCCCTGGCGGCGGCTGATGAGTTGGCTATCGTGCCGGAAGAGTTGGACCTGGTGTCTGCCGGTGCCTTGCCCCTCGCGGCGCTGACGGCTTGGCAGGCGCTGTTTGAAATGGCGAAACTGGAGTCTGGCCAAAAGATTCTGATCCACGCCGGCGCCGGTGGCGTTGGGCATTTTGCGGTTCAGTTTGCACTGGAGCGCGGTGCCCATGTCATCGCCACCGCTTCGGCCGGCAACCGGGATTTCCTGGCGGAACTCGGGGTGCACGAAGTGATTGACTACCGCACCACGGATATCGGCGAGGAATGCTATGGCCTGGACGTGGTGCTGGATCTGGTGGGCGGCGATACGGGTAAGCGCTCACTACACACCCTGGGTGAGCACGGAGTCCTTGTTACCATCCCCACCGTTACCGCCGATGACATCATCAGTGCGGCGGAGGAAATGGGATTACGCGCTCACGGAATGACGGTGCGTCCCGACATTTTTCACCTGGATGAGATTGCCGAGCTGATCGAGGACGGTGACGTCAAGGTGCACATCGAGAAGGCCTTTTCGCTTGAGGATGTTGCGCAGGCCCACGAACTGCTTGAAGGTGGGCACGTGCGCGGCAAACTGGTGCTAGATTGTCGATGA
- a CDS encoding SDR family oxidoreductase encodes MKRVVIAGVSGAIGGALAAQLIERDSQIRVIGLCREPERAPEVLRAHERSTVLPWDAQDAESPAAVAKALDSLLDRKEGIDGFIYAAGLLHGPEMFPEKRLEDLDAGSMARAFAVNATGFGLLSQALLPWLRHREFKRVAAISAKVGSITDNGFGGWYAYRSSKAALNMLVRNLSIELPRRCKPITCVSLHPGTTESALSEPFSQSLAKLKVHTPDETAANLLAVLDSVEEKDNGRFLSWDGSELPW; translated from the coding sequence ATGAAACGAGTAGTGATAGCCGGGGTTTCCGGCGCCATTGGGGGCGCTCTGGCCGCGCAATTGATCGAACGGGATTCGCAGATCCGTGTGATCGGCTTGTGTCGTGAGCCGGAGAGGGCGCCGGAGGTTTTGCGGGCCCATGAGCGAAGTACAGTGTTGCCATGGGATGCGCAGGATGCGGAATCGCCAGCGGCTGTTGCAAAGGCACTGGACTCGTTGCTGGACCGAAAGGAAGGTATTGATGGTTTCATCTATGCCGCCGGCTTGCTCCACGGGCCGGAGATGTTCCCGGAGAAGCGGCTTGAGGATCTGGACGCCGGGAGCATGGCGCGAGCGTTTGCCGTGAACGCAACCGGGTTCGGGTTACTCTCTCAGGCACTGTTGCCGTGGCTCCGTCACCGGGAGTTCAAGCGGGTGGCGGCGATTTCCGCGAAAGTCGGATCGATTACCGATAACGGATTCGGAGGCTGGTACGCCTATCGCAGCTCGAAGGCGGCACTGAACATGCTGGTGCGAAACCTGTCCATCGAGTTGCCACGACGGTGCAAACCGATCACCTGCGTGTCCCTGCATCCGGGCACCACCGAATCGGCGTTAAGCGAACCGTTCAGTCAATCCCTTGCAAAGCTGAAAGTGCATACTCCTGACGAAACGGCCGCCAACCTGCTGGCGGTGCTCGACAGTGTTGAGGAGAAAGATAACGGACGATTTCTCAGTTGGGATGGTTCGGAATTGCCCTGGTAA
- a CDS encoding ChrR family anti-sigma-E factor, whose protein sequence is MTRHHPDSLSLMEYSAGNLSEPHALCIKLHLDKCSHCRSRVDTLDSLGAVMMEQQPKVTVSESMFDNILSKIDSEPSVEPAAPAVPRVSALQKLLGEDLNSLPWKRQLGDVSVLDITDRFPGQKEQVVLQKLAAGGKAPAHTHRGEETTIVLQGAFADQKGVFNQWDFVVLTDEDEHKPVAVGCEDCITLSVLSAPVKLTGTFTRMLNPFIR, encoded by the coding sequence ATGACACGGCACCACCCCGACAGCCTGAGCCTGATGGAGTACAGCGCAGGTAACCTCAGCGAGCCCCATGCTCTGTGCATCAAGCTCCACCTGGACAAGTGTTCCCACTGCCGCAGCCGTGTGGACACGCTGGACAGTCTGGGTGCTGTGATGATGGAACAGCAACCGAAGGTCACTGTCTCTGAGAGCATGTTCGACAACATCCTTTCAAAGATCGACAGTGAGCCGTCAGTTGAGCCTGCAGCGCCAGCCGTCCCAAGGGTAAGCGCGCTTCAGAAGCTTCTTGGCGAAGACCTCAACAGTTTGCCGTGGAAACGTCAGCTTGGGGATGTGAGTGTGCTGGACATTACGGACCGGTTCCCCGGGCAGAAAGAGCAGGTTGTTCTCCAAAAACTCGCTGCAGGCGGGAAAGCTCCGGCACACACCCATCGTGGCGAGGAAACAACCATCGTTCTGCAGGGCGCATTTGCTGACCAGAAAGGTGTGTTCAATCAGTGGGACTTCGTGGTATTGACCGACGAAGACGAGCACAAGCCGGTTGCGGTTGGTTGTGAAGACTGTATTACCCTGTCTGTGCTCAGTGCCCCGGTCAAGCTCACCGGCACGTTTACGCGGATGCTTAACCCGTTCATCCGGTGA